The Suncus etruscus isolate mSunEtr1 chromosome 14, mSunEtr1.pri.cur, whole genome shotgun sequence genome contains a region encoding:
- the POU2F2 gene encoding POU domain, class 2, transcription factor 2 produces the protein MAKTAAPTDGSSEIRMSKPLEAEKQGLDSPSEHTDSERNGPDTNHQNPQNKTAPFSVSPTGPSTKIKAEDPSGDSAPAAPPPPQPAQPHLPQAQLMLTGSQLAGLTALMPAQQQLLLQQAQAQLLAAAVQQSTAAAAAAAASSSSSSSSSSSSASSSASQPPASSGGGDLPPPQPASQPPGTPQLTLSQPIQLTAQDIQQLLQLQQLVLVPGHHLQPPAQFLLPQAQQSQPGLLPTPNLFQLPQQTQGALLTSQPRAGLPTQPPKCLEPPSHPEEPSDLEELEQFARTFKQRRIKLGFTQGDVGLAMGKLYGNDFSQTTISRFEALNLSFKNMCKLKPLLEKWLNDAETMSVDSSLPSPNQLSSPSLGFDGLPGRRRKKRTSIETNVRFALEKSFLANQKPTSEEILLIAEQLHMEKEVIRVWFCNRRQKEKRINPCSAAPMLPSPGKPASYSPHLVTPQGGAGTLPLSQASSSLSTTVTTLSSAVGTLHPSRTASGGGAGAAPPLNSIPSATPPSPATTNSTNPSPQGSHSAMGLSGLNPSTGSTMVGLSSGLSPALMGNNPLATIQALASGGTLPLTSLDSSGNLVLGAAGAAPGSPGLVTSPLFLNHAGLPLLSAPPGVGLVSAAAAAVAASISSKSPGLSSSSSSSSSSSSSSSSSTCSEAAAQTPGGPEAGSKPE, from the exons AAATAAGAATGTCTAAGCCCCTGGAGGCCGAGAAGCAAGGCCTGGACTCCCCGTCAGAGCACACAG ATTCTGAGCGAAATGGACCAGACACTAATCATCAG AACCCCCAGAATAAGACTGCCCCATTCTCTGTATCCCCAACTGGCCCCAGCACCAAg ATCAAGGCTGAAGATCCCAGTGGTGATTCAGCCCCCGccgcccccccgcccccccagccAGCTCAGCCTCACCTGCCACAGGCCCAGCTCATGTTGACAGGCAGCCAGCTCGCGGGG CTCACAGCCCTGATGCCTGCACAACAGCAGCTTCTCCTGCAGCAGGCGCAGGCCCAGCTCCTGGCCGCAGCCGTGCAGCAGTCCACAGCCgccgctgctgccgccgccgcctcctcctcctcttcttcctcttcctcctcctcctctgcctcctcttcTGCCTCGCAGCCCCCTGCCTCCTCTGGGGGAGGCGACTTGCCACCACcgcagcctgccagccagccccCCGGGACCCCCCAGCTCACCTTGTCCCAGCCCATCCAGCTCACAGCACAG GACATACAGCAGCTCCTCCAGCTTCAGCAGCTGGTGCTCGTGCCAGGTCACCACCTCCAGCCTCCCGCTCAGTTCCTGCTGCCGCAGGCCCAGCAGAGCCAGCCAG GCCTGCTACCGACACCAAATTTATTCCAGCTACCTCAGCAAACCCAGGGAGCTCTTTTGACCTCCCAGCCCCGGGCCGGGCTGCCCACACAG CCCCCCAAATGCTTGGAGCCACCATCCCACCCCGAGGAGCCCAGTGACctggaggagctggagcaatttgCCCGCACCTTCAAGCAACGCCGCATCAAGCTGGGTTTCACGCAG GGTGACGTGGGCCTGGCCATGGGCAAGCTCTATGGCAACGACTTTAGCCAGACAACCATCTCCCGCTTCGAGGCCCTCAATCTGAGCTTCAAGAACATGTGCAAACTCAAGCCCCTCCTGGAGAAGTGGCTCAACGACGCAG AGACGATGTCTGTGGACTCGAGCCTGCCCAGCCCGAACCAGCTGAGCAGCCCCAGCCTGGGTTTCGACGGGCTCCCAGGCCGGAGGCGCAAGAAGAGGACCAGCATCGAGACAAACGTCCGCTTCGCCTTAGAGAAGAGTTTCCTAGCG AACCAGAAGCCTACCTCAGAGGAGATCCTGCTGATCGCCGAGCAGCTGCACATGGAGAAGGAGGTGATCCGCGTCTGGTTCTGCAACCGACGCCAGAAGGAGAAGCGCATCAACCCCTGCAGTGCCGCCCCCATGCTGCCCAGTCCCGGGAAGCCGGCCAGCTATAGCCCCCACCTG gTTACACCGCAAGGGGGCGCCGGGACCTTGCCGCTGTCCCAAGCTTCCAGCAGTCTGAGCACAACAG TTACTACCTTATCCTCAGCTGTGGGGACGCTGCACCCCAGCCGGACAGCCAGCgggggcggggccggggccgCGCCCCCCCTCAATTCCATCCCTTCCGCCACGCCCCCATCCCCGGCCACCACCAACAGCACAAACCCCAGCCCTCAAGGCAGCCACTCGGCGATGGGCTTGTCGGGTCTGAACCCCAGCACGGG AAGCACAATGGTGGGGTTGAGCTCGGGGCTGAGCCCGGCCCTCATGGGCAACAACCCTCTGGCCACTATCCAAG CCCTGGCCTCTGGTGGAACCCTGCCCCTTACCAGCCTTGACAGCAGCGGGAACCTGGTGCTGGGGGCGGCCGGCGCGGCCCCCGGGAGCCCCGGCCTGGTGACCTCGCCACTCTTCTTGAACCACGCGGGGCTGCCGCTGCTCAGCGCCCCGCCAGGCGTGGGTTTGGTCTCAGCGGCAGCGGCGGCCGTGGCGGCCTCCATCTCCAGCAAGTCTCCTGGACTCTCCTCGTCCTCCTCGTCGTCCTCCTCGTCGTCCTCCTCTTCGTCCTCCTCCACGTGCAGCGAGGCGGCAGCACAGACCCCCGGAGGCCCCGAGGCCGGCTCCAAGCCCGAGTGA